GTGATTATGCCCAGCTTCACGTTTGTCTCCTCAGCCAATGCAGTTGTGTTAAGGGGTGCAAAACCTGTCTTTGCAGAAATTGACCCGAACACCCTGAACATCGACCCGGCAGATATAGCGAAAAAAATCACGCCGGCAACCCGCGCCATTGTCCCCGTGCATTACGCAGGCGTGGCATGCGACATGGATGCCATCATGGGACTTGCAAAAGACCACAACCTCTACGTGATCGAAGACGCTGCCCAGGCCATTGATGCTACGTACAAAGGTAAACCCCTTGGTACGATTGGCCACATCGGATGCTTCAGCTTCCACGACACGAAAAACCTGACGTCTGGTGAAGGCGGAGCGTTTGTGACCAACGAACACTCCATCGCAGAGAAAGCAGAACTGGTGCGAGAAAAAGGCACCAACCGCTCAGCGTTCTTCCGTGGCGAAGTCGACAAATACAACTGGGTAAGCCAGGGCAGCAGCTATATCCAATCGGATATCCTCGCGGCTTTGCTGGAAGCACAGATCGCCCGAAAAGACGAAATCAAACAACAACGTAAACAGGTGTGGGACGCGTACTACGCTGCACTGCAACCCCTTGCAGATGCCGGCCAGATTACCCTCCCCGTTGTGCCTTTCTATGCCGACACCAACTACCACATTTTCTTTTTCAAAATGCCGTCCCTGGAAATCCGCCAGGCGACCTTGAAGGCCATAAAAGCTGATGGCATTCAGGCTACATTTCATTACGTACCGTTGCATTCTTCGCCTTACGGCAGAAATACACTTGGCTGTACTGATGACTTGCCAATCACAGAGCACTGCAGCGAGACCTTGATTCGTTTGCCAATGTATCCGCAACTTCACGTGCAAGCCGAAAACCTGGCAGTACGGATCGCAAAAATTGTCCAGAAAGAGCTCGCTGTATCCATTTAAGTCCTGCTGCTACATGAGAGTCATTTTTTTCTGTGGAGATGGATCGCGTTACGGGATGGCCCACCTCGAACCCATGCTTGCCTCAGACTTTGAGGTTGTTGCCGTTGTATTCGGTACGCCGGCGCGGTGGGCTACATTCAGACGCGCACTCTCAGGGAAAAAACATGTTGATTTAAAGCACAGATCGTTCTTTCAACTGCTCAAGCGCATCGGCCCGGCCTTGATGCACCGTTGGCGCAGTCGGCGCGAGCGGCGCGACGTACTGAACATGGTTGCACGATACAACGTCCCTTTGTGGACGGAGGACGACGTAAACAGCGAAGCATTTATCGCCAAAGCCAAAAAATTGGCGCCCGACCTGGTCATTTCTGCAGCCTACCCACAAATTTTCAAACAGCCCCTGCTCGACATCGGCAAAAAACAGGCGGTCAACTTTCATCCGTCGCTGCTACCAAAATTCAGAGGCGCGCACCCGCACTTCTGGACCATAGTGGAAGGGGAAACGGAAAGCGGTGTCACCGCACACGTGATGACAACGGCGCTCGACGAGGGCCCGATTGTTGCACAACGCGGGTTTGACATTACAGGCTTCACTTACGCCGATCTATACAACAAGATAGTTGCAGAAACGCCGGCCCTCGTGCAGGATGTTGCTGATTATTACCTGCAAGGACGGGGAGAACTAAAGCCCCAGGATCCGGCCGGCGTCTCGTATTATCGAAACAATCGGCCCATCCACAGCAAAATCTTCTGGAATCTTCATTCAGCAGAACGAATAAAGAACCTGAGCCGCACGGGCACTGCTTACTTTTTCTTTCGGGGCAAGAAGATCATGTTATTGCAGGCTGAGGCCCGCGATAAAAACAGAAACATGACCAACAGCCTCGAAGTTGTCCCGGGTGCAATTGTTGACGTCAAAGATAACGGACTTGTCGTACAGGCCAGCAGTGGCTTTGTCCATATTCAGCAGATCCGCTATCAGAACAAAACATTAGAATTTAAACAATGGGCCAAAAGCTGGCGCATTCATATCGGTGAGATACTGGGCTGAAGGCTCTAAGATTAATCGCCCCCTATTTGCCTCCTAAAACGCCAATCTGCACGCATGGCACATCAGTTAAAAAACAAGCTCATCTACACCATTCACGACCGTGAATTGAAGCGCTGTGCTTCTCAGTATATGAAAGGCGAAATGATCGATATAGGGTGCGGCACCAAGCCGTACAAAGATTTATTTGCGCCCTATATTTCCAGCCATGTTGGCCTGGATCACGCCATTACGCAGCACGACCAGAGCAACATCGACCTGTACGGCACGGCATATGAAATACCTGTCGAAGACGACAAATTTGAAAGCGCGGTATGTAACGCCGTGCTCGAACACCTGGAAGAGCCTTACGATGCGATAGCGGAGTGTTATCGGGTGCTCAAACCCGGCGGGATGGCGATATACAGCGTCCCCTTCATTTGGCACGTACACGAAGCACCCCGCGACTTCTATCGTTATAGCAAATACGGACTGGAGTACCTGTTCAACAAAGCCGGCTTTGAAATTGTTGAATTGAATGCATTGTCTGGCTTCTGGGTTACTTTTGGACAGTTGTTTACTTACAACGTATACCGACTCAACAAAGGCCCCCTCAAATGGCTAAGGATTATTGATGCCATCGGGCTGCTGATTCAGGGTGCATCTTATGTCATGGATAAAATTGACAAAACAGAACGGTGGACCTGGATGTACATGGTGGTTGCACAAAAGCCGGCAGCCAAATAAGCTGCGCTATACCACCCCACCATGCAACTAAAAAACAAAGCCGTACGAAGCGTCCAATGGGCCAGCCTGTCGCAGGTGGTCAAACAGCTCGTGCAGTTTGGGGCGCTTACCGTGCTTGCGGTCATCCTGGCACCGGGCGATTTTGGCTTGCTCTCGATGGCCTTGGTTGTGACGGGGATGGTGGACCTGTTCAAAGACTTTGGGACGCGGGTAGCCATCATTCAGAAAAAGGATGCAACTGATCGCTTCTTGTCGAGCATTTTCTGGGTCAACGCCGGCATCGGCAGCCTTGCTGCAGGTGTACTCATCCTCATTGCGCCGTGGATCGCCAGCGTTTACAATGAACCCCGGCTTACCCCGATTTTACAGATCCTTGCCTTAAATTTCCCCATATCAGGTATTGGCGTTTCTCTCAAAACGTACCTGGAAAAAAGTATTGCCTTTGGGACCATAGGCATCGTTGAGGCCGGCTCAACCATCCTCGGCGCAATTACAGCCATTGTGCTGGCCTTCATGGGATACGGGGTATGGAGTCTTGTTGTACAAAGCCTCGTTGCAACAACCAGTGTCACGCTCCT
This genomic window from Bacteroidota bacterium contains:
- the rffA gene encoding dTDP-4-amino-4,6-dideoxygalactose transaminase: MKTAQGSIPFNEPCIGQTEIDAVTRALEQGVLRGDGPISKRVEATLQKWLDVPHVFFTTSCTHALEMAMIALNIGPGDEVIMPSFTFVSSANAVVLRGAKPVFAEIDPNTLNIDPADIAKKITPATRAIVPVHYAGVACDMDAIMGLAKDHNLYVIEDAAQAIDATYKGKPLGTIGHIGCFSFHDTKNLTSGEGGAFVTNEHSIAEKAELVREKGTNRSAFFRGEVDKYNWVSQGSSYIQSDILAALLEAQIARKDEIKQQRKQVWDAYYAALQPLADAGQITLPVVPFYADTNYHIFFFKMPSLEIRQATLKAIKADGIQATFHYVPLHSSPYGRNTLGCTDDLPITEHCSETLIRLPMYPQLHVQAENLAVRIAKIVQKELAVSI
- a CDS encoding formyltransferase family protein, which produces MRVIFFCGDGSRYGMAHLEPMLASDFEVVAVVFGTPARWATFRRALSGKKHVDLKHRSFFQLLKRIGPALMHRWRSRRERRDVLNMVARYNVPLWTEDDVNSEAFIAKAKKLAPDLVISAAYPQIFKQPLLDIGKKQAVNFHPSLLPKFRGAHPHFWTIVEGETESGVTAHVMTTALDEGPIVAQRGFDITGFTYADLYNKIVAETPALVQDVADYYLQGRGELKPQDPAGVSYYRNNRPIHSKIFWNLHSAERIKNLSRTGTAYFFFRGKKIMLLQAEARDKNRNMTNSLEVVPGAIVDVKDNGLVVQASSGFVHIQQIRYQNKTLEFKQWAKSWRIHIGEILG
- a CDS encoding class I SAM-dependent methyltransferase: MAHQLKNKLIYTIHDRELKRCASQYMKGEMIDIGCGTKPYKDLFAPYISSHVGLDHAITQHDQSNIDLYGTAYEIPVEDDKFESAVCNAVLEHLEEPYDAIAECYRVLKPGGMAIYSVPFIWHVHEAPRDFYRYSKYGLEYLFNKAGFEIVELNALSGFWVTFGQLFTYNVYRLNKGPLKWLRIIDAIGLLIQGASYVMDKIDKTERWTWMYMVVAQKPAAK